The Streptomyces sp. Je 1-332 genome has a window encoding:
- a CDS encoding PP2C family protein-serine/threonine phosphatase, whose amino-acid sequence MSDHKPPHLTVLAVLPFAVMVIVAAVDVGAGPGVGYLPLVSLGPAFAGLIGGWRRTALIGAAALLLCTALGIYNESYSQRRLYTAMASVAGVTAAGVAAAVMRQRREAELASVRSIAEVAQRVLLRPVPRSAGPLRIASSYTSAVAEARIGGDLYEVVASPHGVRIILGDVQGKGLEAVETAALVLGAFREAAHDEPNLTSVGDRVERVVNRELRGEKFVTAILAEVADRHTMTLLNYGHPAPMVVRPDGTACFPEPPRYALPLGLGLHDVVAPEPYEVDFVPGDQVLLYTDGVSETRDHNGAFYPLGEHSSLLKDDHPEAALNAIRAELVRHAQGPLHDDAAMLLLRYQEH is encoded by the coding sequence ATGTCCGACCACAAGCCCCCGCACCTCACGGTTCTGGCCGTTCTTCCCTTCGCCGTCATGGTGATCGTCGCCGCGGTGGATGTCGGGGCCGGACCGGGCGTGGGCTACCTGCCTCTGGTGTCACTCGGTCCCGCCTTCGCCGGCCTCATCGGCGGCTGGCGGCGTACGGCGCTCATCGGCGCCGCGGCACTGCTGCTGTGCACCGCCCTCGGCATCTACAACGAGTCCTACTCGCAGCGCCGCCTCTACACCGCGATGGCCTCGGTGGCCGGGGTGACCGCGGCGGGTGTCGCGGCCGCGGTGATGCGCCAGCGCCGCGAGGCGGAACTAGCCAGCGTCCGTTCGATCGCGGAGGTCGCCCAGCGGGTGCTTCTGCGTCCGGTGCCGCGAAGCGCCGGGCCCTTGCGGATCGCGTCCTCGTACACCTCCGCGGTCGCCGAGGCCCGCATCGGCGGCGATCTCTACGAGGTGGTCGCCTCCCCGCACGGCGTGCGCATCATCCTGGGAGACGTGCAGGGCAAGGGACTTGAGGCGGTGGAGACCGCTGCCCTCGTCCTCGGCGCCTTCCGTGAGGCGGCCCACGACGAGCCAAACCTGACATCTGTCGGCGACCGAGTGGAGCGTGTGGTCAACCGGGAACTGCGGGGCGAGAAGTTCGTGACGGCCATACTCGCCGAGGTGGCCGACCGGCACACGATGACACTGCTCAACTACGGCCACCCCGCCCCCATGGTCGTACGGCCGGACGGCACGGCCTGCTTTCCCGAACCGCCGCGGTACGCGCTGCCTCTGGGTCTGGGCCTGCATGACGTCGTCGCCCCGGAACCGTACGAGGTGGACTTCGTGCCGGGTGACCAAGTCCTGCTCTACACCGACGGCGTCAGCGAGACCCGTGACCACAACGGCGCCTTCTACCCCCTCGGAGAGCACTCGTCTCTGCTCAAGGATGATCATCCCGAGGCCGCTCTGAACGCGATCCGGGCCGAGCTCGTACGGCATGCGCAGGGGCCGCTGCACGATGACGCGGCGATGCTTCTGCTGCGCTATCAAGAGCACTGA
- a CDS encoding helix-turn-helix domain-containing protein produces MTDRDVAASYLEGYPRLIADASATGRRLTRDELDSRRSLGEQAAEAGHGMRALVAAHLAAARTHWPAGAVAPDSVLAVVAQSLDAFAEGYERAQRAAVRQEEAARREFIDDLLYGRSDMGKLAERAERYGLRLSYAHAVAVARGAAAYEEGDPTPRSVERALISRFGDRHILLTTKDGRLVCVAPADQDEVLAFFAKHAYAATDGGQVAIGRPQSGPGGVVQSYEEALNALELAERLGLSDPVLRAADLLVYPVLTRDRQAMADLVVNTLGPLQRARGGAQPLIDTLAAYFDSGCVSAEAARRLALSVRAFTYRLDRIHKLTGADPADPVHRYTLQTAIIGARLLDWPDQQM; encoded by the coding sequence ATGACCGACCGCGACGTAGCGGCCAGCTACCTGGAGGGCTACCCACGGTTGATCGCCGATGCCTCCGCCACCGGCCGTCGCTTGACCCGCGACGAACTCGACTCCCGGCGCTCTCTGGGCGAGCAGGCAGCGGAGGCCGGCCATGGGATGAGGGCCCTGGTGGCCGCCCACCTGGCCGCGGCGCGGACGCACTGGCCCGCCGGCGCCGTCGCGCCGGACAGCGTCCTGGCGGTTGTCGCTCAGTCACTTGACGCGTTCGCCGAGGGGTACGAGCGGGCCCAGCGGGCCGCGGTGCGCCAAGAGGAGGCGGCCCGTCGCGAGTTCATCGACGACCTGCTGTACGGCCGCAGCGACATGGGCAAGCTCGCCGAACGCGCCGAACGGTACGGGCTGCGCCTTTCCTACGCCCATGCCGTGGCCGTTGCCCGGGGCGCGGCCGCGTACGAGGAGGGTGATCCGACTCCGCGCAGCGTGGAACGCGCCTTGATCAGCCGTTTCGGCGACCGCCATATCCTGCTCACCACCAAGGACGGCCGCCTCGTCTGCGTCGCCCCTGCCGACCAGGACGAAGTGCTCGCCTTCTTCGCCAAGCACGCCTACGCGGCCACCGACGGAGGTCAGGTCGCGATCGGTCGCCCTCAATCCGGTCCCGGCGGTGTCGTCCAGTCCTACGAGGAAGCCCTCAACGCACTGGAACTCGCCGAACGGCTCGGCCTCAGCGACCCGGTTCTGCGTGCCGCGGACCTTCTCGTCTACCCGGTTCTCACCCGCGACCGGCAAGCCATGGCCGACCTGGTCGTCAACACACTAGGGCCGCTGCAGCGCGCCCGCGGCGGCGCCCAGCCCCTCATCGACACCCTCGCCGCCTACTTCGACTCCGGCTGCGTCAGTGCCGAGGCCGCCCGCCGACTCGCCCTCAGCGTGCGCGCCTTCACCTACCGCCTGGACCGCATCCACAAGCTCACCGGAGCCGACCCCGCCGACCCCGTCCACCGGTACACCCTGCAGACCGCGATCATCGGCGCACGCCTCCTGGACTGGCCCGATCAGCAGATGTGA
- a CDS encoding plasmid stabilization protein, translating to MPQGSSKKRERQYEHIKEGAEKRGTSEGRAKEIAARTVNKERARSGESKTASNTSTQDKKSASQRGGERSHSGSQGPTKDQLYAEAKKRNIDGRSSMNKQQLAKALGR from the coding sequence ATGCCGCAGGGATCCAGCAAGAAGCGTGAGCGCCAGTACGAGCACATCAAGGAAGGCGCGGAGAAACGCGGCACCTCCGAAGGCCGCGCGAAGGAGATCGCGGCACGCACCGTGAACAAGGAACGAGCCCGTTCCGGCGAATCGAAAACCGCGAGCAATACCTCCACGCAGGACAAGAAATCCGCCTCACAGCGCGGCGGCGAACGCTCCCACAGCGGCTCCCAAGGCCCCACGAAGGACCAGCTCTACGCGGAGGCCAAAAAGCGCAACATCGACGGCCGCTCATCCATGAACAAACAGCAACTGGCCAAGGCCCTCGGCCGCTGA
- a CDS encoding nitrate reductase, which yields MGQVDRIAEPWGSRTPYGCGQEWPVRVDTHLAEGVRAQDVERWVSTASILHSNGDAMDIAVKDGRMVGVRGRAGDRVNRGRLGVTDLFAWQANSSPDRLTQPLIRVDGRLVACDWDTAMDRIAARSRQLLDEQGPSSIGFYTSGQLFAEEYYTLSVIAHGGIGTNHVDGNTRLCTATAAEALKESFGCDGQPGSYTDIDHADVIALFGHNMAETQNVLWSRVLDRLAGPNPPALICVDPRLTPVAKAATVHLAANPGTNVALMNGLLHEVIAGGWIDQGYIDDHVVGFDELRERVEGYPPERVADICDVPAEKIREAARVLGGARRLLSTVLQGFYQSHQATAAAVQVNNLHLVRGMLGRPGCGILQMNGQPTAQNTRECGADGDLPGFRNWANDDHVAELAQVWNVDPARIPHFAPPTHAMQMIRYVEDGSLRMLWVSGTNPAISLPELRRIRSVLSQERLFLVVQDIFLTETAQLADVVLPAAAWGEKTGTFTNADRTVHLSEKAVEPPGQARPDLAIFLDYARRLDLRDKDGDPLVKWHDAESAFEAWKECSRGRLCDYTGLTYAKLREHGGIQWPCNEANPEGTERLYAEADFWSDPQRCENYGRDLITGAPVEPTEYKAMNPSGKAVIKAAGYQPPHEQTSADFPYALITGRTLYHFHTRTKTARTPQLQAAAPEVWVECSSGDATAQGFREGDLMEITTPRGKVHARLRVSGVRDGVLFLPFHFGNWDTGQSPQDAGRAANELTLTDWDPASKQPLFKTAAAALRRIENRAGPAPAPTTAASAPVSADVPKTAGGPTALTHENLSASAEGAAR from the coding sequence GTGGGGCAAGTGGACCGGATCGCTGAGCCTTGGGGAAGCCGGACTCCCTACGGCTGCGGCCAGGAGTGGCCGGTGCGGGTGGACACCCACCTCGCCGAAGGCGTGCGAGCCCAAGACGTCGAGCGGTGGGTGTCGACGGCGTCGATCCTGCACTCCAACGGAGACGCCATGGACATCGCCGTGAAGGACGGCCGCATGGTCGGTGTCCGCGGCAGGGCCGGGGACCGGGTCAACCGCGGGAGGCTCGGCGTGACGGACCTGTTCGCGTGGCAGGCCAACTCCTCGCCCGACCGGCTGACCCAGCCCCTGATCCGCGTAGACGGGCGCCTGGTGGCGTGCGACTGGGACACCGCCATGGATCGGATCGCCGCCCGTTCAAGGCAGTTGCTGGATGAGCAGGGGCCCAGCTCGATCGGCTTCTACACCAGCGGTCAGCTCTTCGCCGAGGAGTACTACACCCTCAGTGTCATCGCGCACGGCGGCATCGGTACCAATCATGTCGACGGCAACACCCGCCTGTGCACCGCCACCGCGGCAGAGGCCCTGAAGGAGTCGTTCGGCTGCGACGGCCAGCCCGGCTCGTACACCGACATCGATCACGCTGACGTCATCGCCCTGTTCGGGCACAACATGGCCGAGACCCAGAACGTACTGTGGAGCCGCGTCCTGGACCGGCTCGCCGGCCCCAATCCGCCCGCGCTGATCTGTGTCGATCCCCGCCTGACACCGGTCGCCAAGGCCGCCACCGTGCACCTGGCGGCAAACCCCGGCACCAACGTGGCGCTCATGAACGGACTGCTGCACGAGGTCATCGCGGGCGGCTGGATCGACCAGGGCTACATCGACGACCACGTGGTCGGCTTCGATGAATTGCGCGAGCGGGTCGAGGGGTATCCGCCCGAGCGGGTGGCGGACATCTGCGACGTGCCCGCAGAGAAGATCCGGGAGGCAGCGCGCGTGCTGGGAGGCGCGCGGCGTCTGCTGTCCACGGTACTGCAGGGCTTCTACCAGTCTCACCAGGCCACGGCCGCCGCCGTGCAGGTCAACAACCTGCACTTGGTGCGCGGCATGCTCGGCCGGCCCGGCTGCGGCATCCTGCAGATGAACGGGCAGCCCACGGCGCAGAACACCCGCGAATGCGGAGCCGACGGCGACCTGCCCGGCTTTCGCAACTGGGCCAACGACGACCACGTGGCAGAACTCGCCCAAGTCTGGAACGTCGACCCGGCACGGATCCCGCACTTCGCCCCGCCCACGCACGCCATGCAGATGATCCGTTACGTCGAGGACGGATCCCTTCGCATGCTGTGGGTCAGCGGCACCAACCCGGCCATCTCCCTGCCCGAACTGCGCCGCATCCGATCCGTTCTCTCACAAGAGCGGCTCTTCCTCGTGGTGCAGGACATTTTCCTCACCGAGACCGCTCAACTAGCGGACGTCGTACTGCCTGCCGCCGCCTGGGGGGAGAAGACCGGAACGTTCACCAATGCCGACCGCACCGTCCACCTGTCGGAAAAGGCCGTCGAACCGCCCGGCCAGGCCCGCCCTGACCTGGCCATCTTCCTCGACTACGCGCGCAGGCTCGACCTGCGCGACAAAGACGGGGACCCACTGGTGAAGTGGCACGACGCGGAGAGTGCCTTCGAAGCGTGGAAGGAGTGCAGCCGCGGCCGTCTGTGCGACTACACGGGCCTGACCTACGCCAAGCTTCGCGAACACGGCGGGATCCAGTGGCCGTGCAACGAGGCCAACCCCGAAGGCACCGAACGTCTGTACGCGGAAGCCGACTTCTGGAGCGACCCTCAGCGCTGCGAAAACTACGGTCGCGACCTCATCACCGGAGCCCCCGTGGAGCCTACCGAGTACAAGGCGATGAACCCCTCGGGCAAAGCAGTCATCAAAGCTGCCGGGTACCAGCCACCCCACGAACAGACCAGCGCCGACTTCCCCTACGCACTGATCACCGGACGCACGCTCTACCACTTCCATACCCGGACCAAAACCGCGCGCACGCCCCAACTCCAGGCCGCCGCACCGGAGGTCTGGGTGGAATGCTCCTCCGGCGACGCCACGGCTCAGGGCTTCCGAGAGGGCGATCTGATGGAGATCACCACCCCTCGGGGGAAAGTGCACGCCAGGCTCCGGGTCAGCGGCGTCCGCGACGGGGTGCTCTTCCTGCCCTTCCACTTCGGCAACTGGGACACCGGACAAAGCCCGCAGGATGCAGGGCGTGCCGCGAACGAACTCACCCTCACCGACTGGGACCCCGCCTCCAAGCAACCGCTCTTCAAGACCGCAGCCGCCGCGCTTCGTCGCATCGAAAACCGCGCGGGACCGGCGCCAGCTCCCACGACCGCCGCATCCGCGCCCGTCTCCGCAGACGTGCCCAAAACTGCCGGCGGACCCACAGCGCTGACCCACGAGAACCTCAGCGCCTCAGCGGAGGGAGCCGCCCGGTGA
- a CDS encoding DUF6766 family protein: MTASAPTPERGAPGQEEGATSSGKPRVRRFVRENGISLGFGIAFLLALAGQAIAGWAEFNNQLTTDGLAQIGFLSYLASSDFAVDVTENWQSEYLQFFLYIFATVWLLQRGSPESKEMHKAGTESDQDQRMGAHAGPDSPRWAGVGGMRQAIFSRSLGLVMAALFLLSWLAQSIAGAAAYNEQQLRQLQAPISWTQYIASADFWSRSLQNWQSELLAVASMAILSVYLRQRGSPESKPVGTPHASTGTEG; encoded by the coding sequence ATGACCGCCTCCGCACCAACGCCTGAGCGCGGCGCACCGGGCCAGGAAGAGGGCGCCACCAGCTCAGGGAAGCCCCGCGTGCGCCGCTTCGTGCGCGAGAACGGCATAAGCCTCGGCTTCGGTATCGCCTTTCTGCTGGCCCTCGCAGGTCAAGCCATCGCAGGCTGGGCGGAGTTCAACAACCAGCTCACCACCGACGGGCTCGCGCAGATCGGCTTCCTCAGCTACCTGGCTTCCTCCGACTTCGCCGTGGACGTAACGGAGAACTGGCAGTCGGAGTACCTGCAGTTTTTCCTGTACATCTTCGCCACCGTCTGGCTGCTGCAACGCGGTTCACCGGAATCCAAGGAGATGCACAAAGCCGGCACCGAATCTGATCAGGACCAGCGGATGGGCGCGCATGCGGGCCCTGACTCACCACGCTGGGCAGGCGTGGGAGGGATGCGCCAGGCGATCTTCTCGCGGTCGCTCGGTCTGGTGATGGCCGCGCTGTTCCTTCTGTCGTGGCTGGCGCAGTCCATCGCGGGGGCCGCCGCGTACAACGAACAGCAGTTGAGGCAGCTCCAGGCTCCGATCAGCTGGACGCAGTACATCGCGTCTGCGGACTTTTGGAGCCGCAGCCTGCAGAACTGGCAGTCCGAGCTCTTGGCCGTGGCCTCCATGGCCATCCTCTCCGTCTACCTGCGCCAGCGCGGTTCTCCCGAGTCCAAGCCCGTCGGAACCCCGCACGCCTCCACGGGTACCGAGGGATGA